The sequence below is a genomic window from Oceanivirga salmonicida.
AGTGATTCAAAATTTATATGAATTATATTTTCTTCATTAATCCTCATTTCTAGCAAATAATTATGAAATAAATCTAATAATGTTGATTTTCCGCATCTTCTTATTCCAGTGATAATTTTTACTAAATCTATATCTTTATTTTCTATTAATTGTTCTAAATAATTAGGTCTTTTTATTAACTTTTGCATAGTAACCTCCTTTTTAGTATTATATACTTAAAAATAGCAAAAGTCAAAAGTTTTTGAATTCAAACTCAGAAACTTTTTCTTTTTAACAAGTTTTTAACTTGAAACTCAAAAACTTTCAAATATAAAAAGCGGAACTTTTGTTCCACCTTAACACATATTTTTTATTTATTTAAATTTCTATTACAATCTATTTTTTTATTATTTTTCATTAATAACCGTTTTTAACTCAAACAACAATTGTTTTAACTCATCTATATTTTTATTTGATTTTAATATTTCTTCATCTAAACTATTATCATTTAATACTTTTTCAAAATTAGTTACCTTTTCATCTAAAGTTTCAATTTTTCTATTTTTTATAAAGTTTACATTTATACCTGTACCTATTCCAAATGTTTTTTGTGTATCTATACCTGCACTTAATTTATATACTATTTTATTTGAAGGAATAGTTCCACTTACTCCTAATGCAAATCCACCTGTTTTGTTATAATAAGAAGTACTTGCTCCTATTGATAATAAATTGTATCCTGTTACTTGCGGTAAATTGTTTATCGCTATTGAAGTCGCTACTCCACCACTAAATCTTTTTTCTAATGTGTCAATTCCTATTATGTTACCTAATCTTTTTTCAACTTCAGATTTTGTATAATATTCTTTTTCCAAATGTTCTTTAACTAATTTATCAGTTACTATTTTCCCTTTTGGATTTGCAATATCAGCATCACTGCTTATTTTTTGAGTAAATTTATCTATTTCTATATTACTACCATCATTTTGTAAGAAAGTATTTGATAAATTATCTTCTAATAGTTTTTTATCAAAATTTAATTTAAATTGGTTATTTTCTTTTTTACTAACTGCATAATTTTTTTCTAAGTAGTCAAAAATAGTTTTACCAATTAAAGTTTTTTCATCATTTTTATTTACTTCGCCATTTCCTAAATTTTTTAAATTTTCATTATTAAATCCTATTAAATATTTTTTAGGGTTATCACTTTCTTTTATTACTATATTATCATCTTTATTTTCTATTTTTATAGTTGTTTTTTCATCACCCATAACAGTTGAAGAAGATATATTGGCAATTTTTACATTCAAATCATCTATTCTTTTATCTATAATTTCAAGTTGTTTTTCTGTAGCTATTTTCCCACTACTAGCTCCATTCCATGTTAGATTTTTAAGTCCTGTTATTTGACCTTCTCCTCCATTTAATGTTAAATTAGATATTAATACATTTTGTTCAAGTTGTATTCTTATACCATCTGATCTTGATCTTGTACGAATATTTTCACTTCCTGCAAAATTAAGTAATCTAGTTTTTTTAGAACCTCCTGTATCTCCTTCATATTCTATTCTAGAATCTTCACCATATATTAATCCATTAGCCAAAAATATTAATATTAACCATACAGTTCTTATATTAAATAATATTTTCAGCCATTTTATTTTTTTATTTCTATTCATTAATGTTCTCCTTACTTATTTGGCTTAAATTACATTATTTTCTAATATTTTTGAATCTGATTTTAATTTTTCTATTAACTCTTTTATAGTTCCTTTTAATTCATCTATTTCTTTTTTATTTTTGTCTAATTCTCTTCTATATTTTTCAACTTCTTGTCTATGTTTATTTTCTAAATCTGATATTTTCGCATTTAACATTTCTTCATTTTTTACGCTAGTTATATTTCTAGAAATTACTTTATTTTTAACGAAATTAATATTTACACCTGCTGACACTCCAAAAGTTTTTTTAGTATCTACTCCTGCACTTAATTTATATACTATAATATTTGAAGGTGTAGTCCCACTTAGTCCTAATGCAAATCCACCTGTTTTATTATAATATGATGCCCCAAATCCTAATGATACTAAATGATTTCCACTTACTTGTGGAATATTTCCTATGGCAATAGCAGTTGCTATACCCCCACTTAATTTTCCTTCTGTTTCATTTACTTTATCTGATAATTGTTTAACATTAGCAACTTTTTCATCTATAGATTTTTTATTATAATAATTATTCTCTAAGTATTTTTTTACTTTTGTATCAGTTACTAATGAATTTTCAGGCTTTTCTAAATTCGATTTTTCACTTAATTTTTTGGTCCACTCATTTATATTTATATTACTTGCATCTATTTTAACAAAACTTTTTTCTAAATCTTTT
It includes:
- a CDS encoding YadA-like family protein, with product MNRNKKIKWLKILFNIRTVWLILIFLANGLIYGEDSRIEYEGDTGGSKKTRLLNFAGSENIRTRSRSDGIRIQLEQNVLISNLTLNGGEGQITGLKNLTWNGASSGKIATEKQLEIIDKRIDDLNVKIANISSSTVMGDEKTTIKIENKDDNIVIKESDNPKKYLIGFNNENLKNLGNGEVNKNDEKTLIGKTIFDYLEKNYAVSKKENNQFKLNFDKKLLEDNLSNTFLQNDGSNIEIDKFTQKISSDADIANPKGKIVTDKLVKEHLEKEYYTKSEVEKRLGNIIGIDTLEKRFSGGVATSIAINNLPQVTGYNLLSIGASTSYYNKTGGFALGVSGTIPSNKIVYKLSAGIDTQKTFGIGTGINVNFIKNRKIETLDEKVTNFEKVLNDNSLDEEILKSNKNIDELKQLLFELKTVINEK